The proteins below are encoded in one region of Apium graveolens cultivar Ventura chromosome 4, ASM990537v1, whole genome shotgun sequence:
- the LOC141719049 gene encoding gibberellin 3-beta-dioxygenase 1-like — protein MARAQPGSRGYQAQLMDQDPLTQCNQVERPRLRSNPGPGSSPSQDPNHDLDHLLARVLTSTCALHNPPRRGTWARDDDNYQQLTYQTNTARVRVLLGHPEGGPRLDMCMQSTQARRPPPPTTNGPHLEIMSNGKYKSVYHRTTVNKDKTRMSWPSVILKPPPELLTGPILKLITQENPAKFNTEKYKDYICLLEAE, from the exons ATGGCTAGAGCCCAACCTGGATCTAGGGGATATCAGGCTCAATTGATGGACCAAGACCCCCTCACCCAGTGCAATCAAGTGGAGAGACCCAGGCTCAGGTCCAACCCAGGACCTGGGTCATCTCCCAGCCAGGATCCAAACCATGACCTGGATCATCTCCTAGCCAGGGTCCTAACAAGCACATGCGCActccacaacccgccaaggagggGCACGTGGGCACGTGACGACGACAACTATCAACAACTAACATATCAGACAAACACGGCGCGTGTCAGAGTACTGTTAGGACACCCTGAAGGTGGTCCTCGCCTAGACATGTGTAtgcaatccacccaagccaggcgtcctccgccTCCAACAACCAACGGCCCTCATCTAGAG ATTATGAGTAATGGAAAATACAAGAGTGTGTACCACCGAACTACCGTAAACAAAGACAAGACCAGAATGTCATGGCCCTCGGTGATCCTAAAGCCTCCCCCAGAGCTGCTAACTGGACCCATCTTAAAGCTCATTACCCAAGAAAATCCAGCAAAGTTCAACACCGAAAAGTATAAAGACTATATATGTCTACTGGAAGCAGAATAA